The DNA sequence TGCGCCGACGCCGGCTCGCAGCGTGAAGAGGGCGTCGCTGGTGTTGGGCTTTTCGCCCGTGCTCTGCGGCTGCCCGCAGTCTCCCTTGGCGGCAAGTGCGGCGCCGCCAGCACACAGGGTCAGGGCGAGCGCGGCAGTGCTCGCGGCCAGAAAATTCTTCATTGCGGTCTTTGGTCCTCCCCAGAACCAGGCATTACAGCCATCACGGCTGGTAATGCGTCATGCGCGGCAATATAAGCAACAATATGCAGTTGCGCGGTAAACAAGTACCATCGGCCTGCACTCGTGTCTATGCGCAAAATGGTGGGGAACACGCCTGTTTTGGCATTCTTGGCCGCCCGCCACGCTGACGGGCGGGCTTCCGGATCGTCTGGCTATGCTCAAGTCTCGTCCCTGGCTCGTGCCGGCGCTGCTCGTCCTCATCATCCTGGCGCAGCAGGCCTATCTGATGGCTCCGACCCTGCAGCGATGGATCTTTCCGCCGCCGGCGGAAAAGGCGCTCGAAGGCGTCCGGCTGGTGCAGGATCTGGCCTGCTTTGCCTGCCACGGGGCCGAGGGCGGCGGTGGCATCATCAACCCCGGCGCGGCGGCAGGAAAGAAGGTCGTGCCGGCGCTGTCGGGCGGCGAGATCATGATGTGGGCAGACAACGAGGAGGAGATCCGCCAGTGGATCATGAACGGCCGGCCCGATGACGAGGAGCCCGAGACTCGCTCGGGCGTCAGCGCAGGGCAGGGCACGGGGCGGGCGCTGGTCATGCCCGCCTACAAGGACCATCTGAACGAAGACGAGCTCGACAGCCTGATGCTCTACATCAAGGCGATCTCGGGCCTGCAGTTCCCCGAGGAAGGTAAGACGCGCGCCGGCTTCGAGCTTGCCCACGAGCTCGGCTGCTTCCGCTGCCACGGCCCGATGGGCGTGGGTGGCGTCGCCAATCCCGGCTCGCTCAAGGGCTACGTGCCGGGCTTTACCGGTGAGGACTACGCCGAGCTCGTGCAGAGCCCGGCCGAAGCCGCGCAGTGGATCCGCGACGGCGTCACCGAGCGCTTCAAGAACAACCCGCTCGCCTACCGAATCCTCGAGCGTCAGGCCATCAAGATGCCGGCCTACGGACCGTACCTGAGCGACGGACAGATCGACTCGCTGGTGGCCGTCGTCGACTGGCTGAACAAGGGGCAGTGGCGCGAAATGCCCGTGCCTTAGAAGAACAGATGCCCTTCCAGCGTCAGCGTGTCTTGGTTCGTTTGCGGCTCGTCCTCGGGGCCGTTGTAGACGCGGTAGAAGAGGCGCAGCTGCAGGAAGCGGTCGAGGAAGGGCTCGAGGCCGATGGAGACGCGGTTGCGAACGTCGGCGCCGTCGCTGTTGTTGGGGTCGTGCCAGTCGAAGGCCCCCTTGACGTTGAGCCAGTCGAAGAGAAGGTAATTGGCTTCGACGTAGGCGATCCAGGCATCGTTGTCGTCGACGAACGACGGCCGCGTGTCCGTCACCGCTTCCTCCGAATCGATCAGGCTTCCCTGTAGCGCCACGGTCAGGTCGCCGATCGAGAAGCCGCCGTACAGCGCGTACGTGTAGGAATCGAGGTGCAGCGTGTCGGGACGTGGATCCTCCGGCAGCCGCGCCGCCGGCTTGAACGTGCTCTCGGCGCGCACGAACGACGCTCCGAGAAGCGCGCCGTTGAAGGGCCCGAACTTGTCCCACATGTACATGCCGTTGATCAGCGCGACGAAATTGAACTTGTTGCCGCCTTCGCTTGCCGACAGGTTCCAGTTCCATCCCAGCGCGCTGCGACCGATCTCGACGCCGTTGAGCGTGCGGCTGAAGTTGAAGCCGGTGGCGCTGTTGACGAACGCGAAGTCGTCCTCGAAGCGCAGCCC is a window from the Candidatus Limnocylindrales bacterium genome containing:
- a CDS encoding c-type cytochrome, with amino-acid sequence MLKSRPWLVPALLVLIILAQQAYLMAPTLQRWIFPPPAEKALEGVRLVQDLACFACHGAEGGGGIINPGAAAGKKVVPALSGGEIMMWADNEEEIRQWIMNGRPDDEEPETRSGVSAGQGTGRALVMPAYKDHLNEDELDSLMLYIKAISGLQFPEEGKTRAGFELAHELGCFRCHGPMGVGGVANPGSLKGYVPGFTGEDYAELVQSPAEAAQWIRDGVTERFKNNPLAYRILERQAIKMPAYGPYLSDGQIDSLVAVVDWLNKGQWREMPVP